In the Telopea speciosissima isolate NSW1024214 ecotype Mountain lineage chromosome 2, Tspe_v1, whole genome shotgun sequence genome, one interval contains:
- the LOC122652499 gene encoding aquaporin PIP2-1-like isoform X2 codes for MIFVLVYCTAGISGGHINPAVTFGMFLARKMSLIRALSYMVAQCLGCICGVGLAKGFQTAYFDRYGGGANLVAPGYTKGTALGAEIIGTFVLVYTIFAATDPKRSARDSHVPVLAPLPIGFAVFVISLATIPIDGTGINPARSFGAAVIYNNDKVWDEHWIFWVGPFVGAGIAAFYHQFILRAGAVKALGSFRSMGSFRSNPHN; via the exons ATGATCTTTGTACTCGTTTACTGTACCGCCGGTATTTCTG GTGGACACATAAACCCAGCGGTGACGTTTGGGATGTTCCTAGCAAGGAAAATGTCGTTGATCAGAGCATTGTCGTACATGGTAGCACAGTGTCTGGGTTGCATCTGCGGTGTAGGGTTGGCAAAGGGATTCCAGACGGCCTACTTCGACAGGTATGGTGGTGGGGCCAACTTAGTTGCACCAGGATACACCAAGGGAACTGCTTTGGGGGCTGAGATCATCGGCACCTTCGTCCTTGTCTACACCATTTTCGCTGCCACCGATCCCAAGAGGAGCGCCAGAGACTCTCATGTCCCC GTGTTGGCGCCACTCCCCATTGGGTTCGCGGTGTTTGTGATTAGCTTGGCCACCATCCCAATCGATGGCACAGGCATCAATCCAGCTAGGAGCTTCGGAGCTGCTGTAATCTACAACAACGATAAGGTGTGGGATGAGCATTGGATCTTCTGGGTCGGACCTTTCGTTGGGGCAGGCATCGCCGCCTTCTACCACCAATTCATTCTTAGAGCCGGTGCGGTTAAAGCTCTGGGTTCCTTCAGAAGCATGGGTTCTTTCAGAAGCAACCCACACAACTga
- the LOC122652502 gene encoding aquaporin PIP2-1-like, with translation MVAQCLGCICGVGLAKGFQKAYFDRYGAGANSVASGYTKGTALGAEIIGTFVLVYTVFSATDPKRSARDSHVPVLAPLPIGFAVFMVHLATIPIDGTGINPARSFGAAVIYNNDKVWDEHWIFWVGPFVGAGIAAFYHQFILRAGAVKALGSFRSMGSFRSNPHN, from the exons ATGGTAGCACAATGTCTGGGTTGTATCTGCGGTGTCGGGTTGGCAAAGGGATTCCAGAAGGCCTACTTCGACAGGTACGGTGCTGGCGCCAACTCAGTTGCGTCAGGCTACACCAAGGGAACAGCTTTGGGCGCTGAGATCATCGGCACCTTTGTCCTTGTCTACACCGTTTTCTCTGCCACCGATCCCAAGAGGAGCGCCAGAGACTCTCATGTCCCC GTGTTGGCACCACTCCCAATTGGGTTCGCGGTGTTTATGGTTCACTTGGCTACCATCCCAATCGATGGCACCGGCATCAATCCAGCAAGAAGCTTCGGAGCTGCTGTAATCTACAACAACGATAAGGTGTGGGATGAGCATTGGATCTTCTGGGTCGGACCTTTCGTTGGGGCAGGCATCGCCGCCTTCTACCACCAATTCATTCTTAGAGCCGGTGCCGTTAAAGCTCTGGGTTCCTTTAGAAGCATGGGTTCTTTCAGAAGCAACCCACACAACTAA
- the LOC122652499 gene encoding probable aquaporin PIP2-5 isoform X1 has protein sequence MAKEVEVAQPGALIARDYKDPPPEPLFNVDELTKWSFYRALIAEFVASVLFLYIGTLTIIGYKNQSDPTNTSDPCNGVGLLGVAWAFGGMIFVLVYCIAGISGGHINPAVTFGMFLARKMSLIRALSYMVAQCLGCICGVGLAKGFQTAYFDRYGGGANLVAPGYTKGTALGAEIIGTFVLVYTIFAATDPKRSARDSHVPVLAPLPIGFAVFVISLATIPIDGTGINPARSFGAAVIYNNDKVWDEHWIFWVGPFVGAGIAAFYHQFILRAGAVKALGSFRSMGSFRSNPHN, from the exons ATGGCGAAGGAAGTGGAGGTAGCACAGCCAGGCGCGCTTATAGCGAGGGACTACAAAGACCCACCTCCAGAGCCGTTGTTCAACGTCGATGAACTCACTAAATGGTCTTTCTACAGAGCCCTCATCGCTGAGTTCGTCGCATCCGTTCTTTTCCTTTATATCGGAACTTTAACCATAATAGGGTATAAGAACCAGTCAGACCCGACTAATACCTCTGATCCTTGCAATGGTGTTGGTCTCCTTGGTGTCGCTTGGGCTTTCGGTGGCATGATCTTTGTCCTCGTTTATTGCATTGCCGGTATTTCTG GTGGACACATAAACCCAGCGGTGACGTTTGGGATGTTCCTAGCAAGGAAAATGTCGTTGATCAGAGCATTGTCGTACATGGTAGCACAGTGTCTGGGTTGCATCTGCGGTGTAGGGTTGGCAAAGGGATTCCAGACGGCCTACTTCGACAGGTATGGTGGTGGGGCCAACTTAGTTGCACCAGGATACACCAAGGGAACTGCTTTGGGGGCTGAGATCATCGGCACCTTCGTCCTTGTCTACACCATTTTCGCTGCCACCGATCCCAAGAGGAGCGCCAGAGACTCTCATGTCCCC GTGTTGGCGCCACTCCCCATTGGGTTCGCGGTGTTTGTGATTAGCTTGGCCACCATCCCAATCGATGGCACAGGCATCAATCCAGCTAGGAGCTTCGGAGCTGCTGTAATCTACAACAACGATAAGGTGTGGGATGAGCATTGGATCTTCTGGGTCGGACCTTTCGTTGGGGCAGGCATCGCCGCCTTCTACCACCAATTCATTCTTAGAGCCGGTGCGGTTAAAGCTCTGGGTTCCTTCAGAAGCATGGGTTCTTTCAGAAGCAACCCACACAACTga